In Nocardia yunnanensis, one DNA window encodes the following:
- a CDS encoding cupin domain-containing protein — protein MTDNPPCPTLHFRNGRRVTLVAQGTDDHGPYLRLRHHLPVPGREAGPHWHPILAESWTVRQGRARFRIEGTETRAAPGDSAHARPGATHEFWTEAPDTVLDHEIRPPLRHWQMFQLWQALDAAGKPPAPESPETPWP, from the coding sequence ATGACCGACAACCCGCCCTGCCCAACCCTCCACTTCCGCAACGGCCGCCGCGTCACCCTCGTCGCGCAAGGCACCGACGACCACGGCCCCTACCTGCGTCTGCGCCACCACCTCCCGGTCCCCGGCCGCGAAGCGGGCCCCCACTGGCACCCGATCCTCGCCGAATCCTGGACGGTCCGCCAAGGCCGAGCGCGATTCCGCATAGAAGGCACCGAAACCCGAGCCGCACCAGGCGATTCCGCCCACGCGAGACCCGGCGCGACCCACGAGTTCTGGACCGAGGCCCCAGACACTGTCCTGGACCACGAAATCCGCCCGCCCCTCCGCCACTGGCAAATGTTCCAACTCTGGCAAGCCCTCGACGCGGCCGGCAAACCACCCGCGCCGGAATCCCCCGAAACCCCTTGGCCCTAG
- a CDS encoding DUF3817 domain-containing protein, with the protein MNPQRTLRLTAAAETLTLLVLLVNLATVHWPAVSSLVGPLHGCAYIAVVVLAFKVPESRPALRALAVIPIVGGLVVLGKKEWA; encoded by the coding sequence ATGAATCCCCAACGCACGCTACGCCTCACGGCAGCCGCCGAGACCCTGACGCTGCTGGTGCTGCTGGTCAACCTCGCCACCGTGCACTGGCCCGCGGTCTCCTCGCTCGTCGGCCCTCTCCACGGCTGCGCCTACATAGCCGTCGTCGTGCTGGCCTTCAAAGTCCCGGAGTCCCGGCCCGCTCTGCGCGCTCTCGCGGTGATCCCCATCGTCGGCGGGCTGGTGGTCCTCGGCAAGAAGGAGTGGGCATGA
- a CDS encoding DUF2269 family protein: MTKALLTIHVLAAIIAIGPVTLAASMFPAAARCAAESGADRDRAVVSTLHRLCRVYAGIGIVVPAFGFATASAMHVLGDGWVMVSIALTVAAAAVLGLMILPGQAAALIPENLTGPAPLRVEQRTVSQLAMYTGVFNVLWVIVTILMIVRPGSTTGA; the protein is encoded by the coding sequence GTGACCAAAGCCCTGCTCACGATCCACGTCCTCGCGGCGATCATCGCCATCGGCCCGGTCACGTTGGCCGCGAGCATGTTTCCCGCAGCCGCCCGCTGCGCGGCCGAATCCGGCGCGGACCGCGACCGCGCCGTCGTCTCGACCCTGCATCGCCTCTGCCGCGTCTACGCCGGCATCGGAATCGTCGTCCCCGCCTTCGGTTTCGCCACCGCCAGCGCCATGCACGTCCTCGGCGACGGATGGGTCATGGTGTCGATCGCCCTCACCGTCGCCGCGGCGGCGGTGCTCGGTTTGATGATCCTCCCCGGTCAGGCGGCCGCGCTCATACCCGAAAACCTCACGGGCCCAGCGCCATTGCGGGTCGAGCAGCGGACCGTGTCGCAGCTGGCGATGTATACCGGCGTGTTCAACGTGCTCTGGGTGATCGTGACGATCCTGATGATCGTGCGTCCCGGATCGACGACGGGGGCGTGA
- a CDS encoding GlxA family transcriptional regulator encodes MVAVADGVVLLDLAGPVQVLQWAGHRIRFASPDGRPVRTEVGLQIGIDCALGDVAGPIETLIVPGYAPGGEVPAELVTAITALRGRVRQFASVCTGAFVLAEAGLLDGRRATTHWAACADLAARFPAVRVDPDALYVRDGSVVTSAGVTAGIDMALSLVEAEHGAETAARIAKYLVVFLHRPGGQSQFSVRTSVGTPRTEALRRVLDAVVADLSADHRLAALAARAALSPRHLTRLFRRELGMSPGQYIERVRVEAAQAQLTSTGDGVATIARRCGFGSEESMRRVFQKALGVAPSDYRQRFGTATA; translated from the coding sequence ATGGTGGCGGTGGCGGACGGTGTGGTGCTGCTGGATCTCGCGGGACCGGTGCAGGTGCTGCAGTGGGCCGGGCATCGCATCCGGTTCGCCTCCCCGGACGGGCGGCCCGTTCGCACCGAGGTCGGCCTGCAGATCGGGATCGATTGCGCGCTGGGCGATGTCGCCGGTCCGATCGAGACGCTGATCGTGCCCGGTTACGCGCCCGGCGGCGAGGTCCCCGCCGAGCTGGTCACCGCGATCACCGCCCTGCGCGGGCGCGTCCGCCAGTTCGCCTCGGTCTGCACCGGCGCGTTCGTGCTGGCCGAGGCGGGTCTGCTGGACGGCCGGCGGGCCACGACCCATTGGGCGGCCTGCGCCGATCTCGCGGCCCGCTTCCCCGCGGTGCGCGTCGACCCGGACGCCCTGTACGTGCGTGACGGATCGGTGGTGACCTCGGCGGGCGTGACCGCCGGAATCGATATGGCCCTGTCTCTGGTCGAGGCCGAGCACGGCGCCGAGACCGCGGCCCGGATCGCGAAATACCTGGTCGTCTTCCTGCATCGGCCGGGCGGCCAATCGCAGTTCAGCGTCCGCACCAGCGTCGGCACACCCCGCACGGAGGCTCTGCGCCGGGTGCTCGACGCCGTGGTGGCCGACCTGTCGGCCGATCACCGGCTCGCCGCACTGGCAGCGCGGGCCGCGCTCAGCCCGCGGCATCTGACGCGGCTGTTCCGCCGCGAACTCGGCATGTCGCCGGGGCAGTACATCGAGCGGGTGCGCGTGGAGGCGGCGCAAGCCCAGCTGACCAGCACCGGCGACGGCGTCGCGACCATCGCGCGCCGCTGCGGATTCGGCTCCGAGGAATCCATGCGCCGGGTGTTCCAGAAGGCGCTCGGCGTCGCGCCGAGCGACTATCGCCAGCGATTCGGTACCGCGACAGCCTGA
- a CDS encoding HD domain-containing protein, whose translation MLFPRRRALWGGAAVTGMFLAATPARSGAEPVEPPLTPLAVKAGLLLDAVAQPHVRNHSLRSYFFARAVAEQQHLACDDELVFLICALHDIGMTDVANGDQRFEIDGADYAARFLEDNGVTDARVDLIWDAIAAHTSGFILSPVYQRRRPPEIQVAVTGIGIDLGGSASDLPPGYADRVHAAYPRLGGSAALFRTIEQQGLANPRKAGPATFAGEIVRQRHPEAPRETVEDILAASGWADS comes from the coding sequence GTGCTCTTTCCACGTCGCCGCGCCCTCTGGGGCGGCGCGGCAGTCACCGGAATGTTCCTCGCCGCGACCCCGGCCCGCTCGGGTGCGGAACCGGTCGAGCCGCCGTTGACCCCGCTCGCCGTGAAGGCGGGCCTGCTACTCGACGCGGTGGCCCAGCCGCATGTGCGCAATCACAGCCTGCGCAGCTACTTCTTCGCCCGTGCCGTCGCCGAGCAGCAGCACCTGGCCTGCGACGACGAGCTTGTGTTCCTCATCTGCGCCCTGCACGACATCGGCATGACCGACGTGGCCAATGGCGATCAACGGTTCGAGATCGACGGCGCCGACTACGCGGCGCGCTTCCTCGAGGACAACGGCGTCACCGACGCCCGGGTGGACCTCATCTGGGATGCGATCGCCGCGCACACTTCCGGATTCATTCTCTCCCCGGTGTACCAGCGTCGCCGCCCGCCGGAAATCCAGGTCGCGGTGACCGGCATCGGAATCGACCTGGGCGGCAGCGCTTCCGACCTGCCGCCCGGTTACGCCGACCGGGTGCACGCGGCCTATCCGCGACTCGGCGGCAGCGCCGCGTTGTTCCGCACGATCGAGCAGCAAGGGTTGGCGAATCCCCGCAAGGCCGGGCCCGCGACCTTCGCCGGCGAGATCGTGCGCCAACGCCATCCGGAGGCCCCGCGCGAAACCGTGGAGGACATTCTCGCGGCCAGCGGGTGGGCCGACAGCTAG
- a CDS encoding bifunctional phosphatase PAP2/diacylglycerol kinase family protein, translated as MSSWARRHVDRVGKFDRAITRKVARLPATPVDRGLLRLTSSADHSALWMVCAATLATRKGTPRRAALRGVISIAGASFTVNAVLKTLLARRRPATDLLPAYRRLIPVPRSSSFPSGHSAAAAAFVTAVGLESPRAAMALAPVAAAVVYSRVHTGAHWGSDVLVGSAVGCGVALATRRWWPVRESDEARATLREAPMLPDGKGLLLLVNPASGDSNYDPADDIAEALPAATLLRTDPDRDAADLLEEALAASTEPVQALGVAGGDGTVAAVAAVAVRHGLPLAVVPTGTLNHFARDLGVYDLQEVVDATAVGEAVSVDIARVDYSDENDGRTRHLINTASLGAYPDLVRRRERWQRRWGKWPAFVAAVVATVAQAKPLEIDLDGDRRLVWFVFVGNGPYHPRGAVPAFRDILDSGQLDVRWLRADLPWSRTRAALALLASTIGRSKVYGERLTPGLVVRLPRAEPLATDGEVAGAADSLRFSMAGRLTVYRRDESNPLWANRFRPHNRRGAWFPSA; from the coding sequence ATGAGTTCCTGGGCGAGACGACACGTTGACCGGGTCGGCAAGTTCGATCGGGCGATCACCCGCAAGGTGGCCCGGCTGCCCGCGACGCCGGTGGATCGCGGCCTGCTTCGGCTCACCAGCAGCGCCGATCACAGCGCGCTGTGGATGGTGTGCGCGGCCACGCTGGCCACCCGCAAGGGCACGCCGCGCCGGGCCGCGCTGCGCGGGGTGATCTCCATCGCGGGCGCCAGCTTCACCGTCAATGCGGTGCTCAAGACACTGCTGGCCCGACGCCGTCCCGCCACGGATCTGCTGCCCGCGTATCGGCGATTGATCCCGGTGCCGCGCTCGTCGTCGTTCCCCTCCGGGCACAGTGCGGCGGCGGCCGCGTTCGTGACCGCGGTCGGCCTCGAAAGCCCGCGCGCCGCAATGGCTCTCGCGCCGGTGGCGGCCGCGGTCGTCTACTCCCGGGTGCATACCGGGGCGCACTGGGGCTCGGATGTCCTGGTCGGTTCGGCGGTCGGTTGCGGGGTTGCGCTGGCGACCCGGCGGTGGTGGCCGGTGCGCGAATCCGACGAGGCCCGCGCGACGCTGCGGGAAGCCCCGATGCTGCCGGACGGCAAAGGGCTACTGCTGCTGGTGAATCCGGCGTCGGGCGACTCGAACTACGATCCCGCCGACGATATCGCCGAGGCCCTGCCCGCGGCCACGCTGCTGCGCACCGATCCGGACCGCGATGCCGCGGACCTGCTGGAGGAGGCCCTGGCCGCGAGCACCGAGCCGGTGCAGGCGCTCGGCGTGGCCGGCGGTGACGGCACGGTGGCCGCCGTGGCCGCGGTCGCGGTGCGGCACGGGCTGCCGCTGGCGGTGGTGCCCACCGGAACGCTCAATCACTTCGCGCGCGATCTCGGCGTGTACGACCTGCAGGAGGTGGTGGACGCCACCGCGGTCGGGGAGGCCGTCTCGGTCGACATCGCGCGCGTCGACTACAGCGACGAGAACGACGGTCGCACTCGGCATCTCATCAATACCGCCAGCCTCGGCGCCTACCCGGACCTGGTCCGGCGCCGGGAGCGCTGGCAGCGGCGCTGGGGCAAGTGGCCCGCCTTCGTGGCCGCCGTGGTGGCGACGGTGGCACAGGCGAAACCGCTGGAGATCGATCTCGACGGCGACCGTCGCCTGGTGTGGTTCGTGTTCGTGGGCAACGGCCCCTACCATCCGCGCGGCGCGGTCCCGGCCTTCCGCGACATTCTCGACAGCGGTCAACTCGATGTCCGCTGGCTGCGCGCCGACCTGCCGTGGTCGCGCACCCGCGCCGCGCTCGCCCTGCTGGCGTCGACGATCGGCCGCAGCAAGGTCTACGGCGAGCGCCTCACTCCCGGCCTCGTCGTCCGGCTGCCCCGCGCCGAACCGCTGGCCACCGACGGCGAGGTGGCGGGCGCCGCCGACAGCCTGCGTTTCTCCATGGCCGGGCGTCTCACCGTCTACCGTCGCGATGAATCCAACCCGTTGTGGGCCAACCGATTCCGGCCGCACAATCGACGCGGCGCCTGGTTCCCGTCGGCGTGA
- a CDS encoding methylated-DNA--[protein]-cysteine S-methyltransferase, whose product MSAPARPLASAALFDTAIGACAIAWSTAGVLRFALPNRDPAATRSHILRRHRLLDVQEADPSPRIAEAIAAIQAHLAGDLDDLRWIALDTSPFNDFDRAVYEVTRAIDPGHTLNYGAVAHRIGAPGGAQAVGQSLGRNPIPLIIPCHRVLAADHALHGFSAPGGLTTKQQLLEIERTPGFGEPTLF is encoded by the coding sequence ATGTCCGCCCCGGCCCGCCCGCTCGCGTCGGCGGCGCTCTTCGACACCGCGATAGGCGCCTGCGCCATCGCCTGGAGCACCGCCGGCGTCCTACGTTTCGCCCTGCCCAACCGCGACCCCGCCGCCACCCGCTCCCACATCCTGCGCCGGCATCGGCTGCTCGATGTTCAGGAAGCGGACCCGAGCCCGCGGATCGCGGAGGCCATCGCCGCGATTCAAGCCCACCTCGCCGGCGACCTGGACGACCTGCGCTGGATTGCCTTGGACACCAGCCCGTTCAATGATTTCGACCGTGCCGTCTACGAGGTCACCCGGGCCATCGATCCGGGCCACACCCTCAACTACGGCGCGGTCGCCCATCGCATCGGCGCGCCCGGCGGCGCGCAAGCGGTCGGACAATCCCTGGGCCGCAACCCGATTCCGCTGATCATCCCGTGCCATCGGGTGCTGGCGGCCGACCACGCCCTGCACGGCTTCTCCGCACCGGGCGGCCTCACCACCAAACAGCAGCTGCTCGAGATCGAACGCACCCCGGGCTTCGGCGAACCGACCCTTTTCTGA
- a CDS encoding PLP-dependent aminotransferase family protein: MATRVIGAASLTRDLGRWRNDDSAGAGEYGKRSARPAYVALAESIRLLIHDGRAPLGVALPSERDLATTLEVSRTTVTSAYTLLREHGYLISRQGSRSTVALPPTVVHDGAKPARSILAMMAQPELPTIDMTYAAMAAPPQMTEAYSFALQGLPTYLGTHGMDPVGVLMLREALARRYTERGLPTEPDQILITLGAQHGLRLLLNVLTTPAERVLIEHPTYPNAIEAIRDVGARPVPVPLRPDGWDLDGIRSAARQTAASAAYLIPDFNNPTGHLLDAEGRAELAAIARETRMTVIVDESMVDLNLSDREYPPPVAAFARGSEVVTIGSASKSFWGGLRVGWVRANQALITKLLGIRSTVDLGTPVMDQLATVHLLRHAEEILTTRRDQLRSRRAVLMETLAEELPDWQVNPGAGGMSLWAQLPAPVSTALAATAPNHGVLLAAGPRFGVQGAFERFIRLPFTHEEPDIRLAIKSIAAAYQGLTPHAADPLAPLIAY; the protein is encoded by the coding sequence ATGGCGACACGAGTGATCGGCGCGGCGAGTCTGACGCGAGACCTGGGCCGGTGGCGCAACGACGACAGCGCCGGAGCCGGCGAATACGGCAAGCGCTCGGCCCGGCCCGCGTATGTGGCACTGGCCGAGAGCATTCGGCTGCTCATTCACGACGGTCGCGCGCCGCTGGGCGTGGCGCTGCCCAGCGAACGGGATCTGGCCACCACGCTCGAGGTCAGCCGCACCACCGTCACCTCGGCGTACACCCTGCTACGCGAACACGGCTACCTGATCAGCCGGCAGGGTTCGCGCAGCACGGTGGCGCTGCCGCCGACCGTGGTGCACGACGGCGCGAAACCGGCGCGCAGCATTCTGGCCATGATGGCGCAGCCGGAGCTGCCCACCATCGACATGACCTATGCCGCCATGGCCGCGCCGCCGCAGATGACCGAGGCGTATTCCTTTGCGCTGCAGGGGCTCCCGACCTATCTGGGCACCCACGGCATGGACCCGGTCGGCGTGCTCATGCTGCGGGAGGCGCTGGCCCGCCGCTACACCGAGCGTGGCCTGCCCACCGAGCCGGACCAGATTCTGATCACCCTGGGCGCGCAGCACGGCCTGCGGCTGCTGCTCAATGTGCTGACCACCCCGGCCGAGCGGGTGCTGATCGAGCACCCCACCTACCCCAACGCCATCGAGGCGATCCGCGATGTCGGCGCGCGCCCGGTCCCGGTGCCGCTGCGGCCCGACGGCTGGGATCTGGACGGAATCCGCAGTGCCGCACGGCAAACCGCCGCCAGCGCGGCCTATCTGATTCCGGACTTCAACAATCCCACCGGCCATCTGCTGGACGCCGAGGGCCGCGCCGAGTTGGCCGCCATCGCCCGGGAGACGCGGATGACGGTCATCGTCGACGAATCCATGGTGGATCTGAACCTCTCCGATCGTGAATATCCGCCCCCGGTGGCGGCTTTCGCCCGCGGGTCGGAGGTCGTCACCATCGGTTCGGCCTCCAAGTCGTTCTGGGGCGGCTTGCGGGTGGGCTGGGTGCGCGCCAATCAGGCCCTCATCACCAAACTGCTCGGCATTCGTTCCACGGTGGACCTCGGCACCCCGGTCATGGATCAGCTGGCCACCGTCCACCTGCTCCGGCACGCCGAGGAGATCCTCACCACGCGGCGCGACCAATTGCGTTCCCGCCGTGCGGTTCTCATGGAGACCCTCGCCGAGGAGCTGCCCGACTGGCAGGTCAACCCGGGCGCGGGCGGTATGTCGCTGTGGGCGCAGCTGCCCGCCCCGGTCTCCACCGCGCTCGCCGCCACGGCCCCCAATCACGGCGTATTGCTCGCCGCCGGACCGCGTTTCGGCGTCCAGGGCGCGTTCGAACGCTTCATCCGCCTCCCCTTCACCCACGAGGAACCGGACATCCGCCTCGCCATCAAGTCGATCGCGGCCGCCTATCAGGGCCTCACCCCGCACGCCGCCGACCCGCTGGCCCCGCTGATCGCCTACTAG
- a CDS encoding adenylosuccinate synthase: protein MPAIVLIGAQWGDEGKGKATDLLGDRVQWVVRYQGGNNAGHTVVLPNGESFALHLIPSGILTPGVTNVIGNGVVVDPGVLLAELAGLEERGVDTSRLLLSADAHLIMPYHVAIDKVTERFLGNKKIGTTGRGIGPCYQDKVARVGVRVADVLDEKILTQKVEAALEFKNQVLVKIYNRRALDPQQVVDEVLEKAEGFKHRIADSRLLLNEALERDEIVLLEGSQGTLLDVDHGTYPYVTSSNPTAGGAAVGAGVGPNKITAVLGILKAYTTRVGSGPFPTELFDESGTYLAKTGGEVGVTTGRARRTGWFDAVIARYATRVNGITDYFLTKLDVLSSLDTVPICVAYEIDGKRVEQMPTTQTEFHHAKPVYEEMPGWWEDISGCRSFEELPANAQAYVKRLEELSGARVSCIGVGPGRDQTIVRHDVAASPRL from the coding sequence ATGCCGGCAATCGTGCTGATCGGCGCCCAGTGGGGCGACGAGGGCAAGGGCAAAGCGACTGATCTGCTCGGTGATCGGGTCCAGTGGGTAGTTCGATACCAGGGCGGCAACAACGCGGGACACACCGTCGTGCTGCCCAACGGTGAGAGCTTCGCGCTGCACCTGATCCCGTCCGGCATCCTCACCCCGGGTGTGACCAACGTCATCGGCAATGGCGTGGTGGTCGACCCGGGCGTGCTGCTGGCCGAACTCGCCGGCCTGGAAGAGCGCGGGGTGGACACCTCCCGCCTGCTGCTCTCGGCCGACGCGCACCTGATCATGCCGTACCACGTGGCCATCGATAAGGTCACCGAACGCTTCCTGGGCAACAAGAAGATCGGCACCACCGGCCGCGGCATCGGACCCTGCTACCAGGACAAGGTCGCCCGCGTCGGCGTCCGCGTCGCCGATGTGCTGGACGAGAAGATCCTCACCCAAAAGGTCGAGGCCGCACTGGAATTCAAGAACCAGGTGCTGGTGAAGATCTACAACCGCCGCGCGCTGGACCCGCAGCAGGTGGTGGACGAGGTGCTCGAGAAGGCCGAGGGCTTCAAGCACCGCATCGCCGATTCCCGCCTGCTGCTCAACGAGGCGCTGGAGCGCGACGAGATCGTGCTGCTGGAGGGTTCGCAGGGCACCCTGCTGGACGTCGATCACGGCACCTACCCGTACGTGACCTCCTCCAACCCGACCGCGGGCGGCGCGGCCGTGGGCGCGGGCGTCGGCCCGAACAAGATCACCGCGGTGCTCGGCATCCTCAAGGCCTACACCACCCGCGTCGGCTCCGGCCCGTTCCCGACCGAACTCTTCGACGAGTCCGGCACCTACCTGGCCAAGACCGGCGGCGAGGTCGGCGTCACCACCGGCCGCGCCCGGCGCACCGGCTGGTTCGACGCCGTGATCGCCCGCTACGCCACCCGCGTCAACGGCATCACCGACTACTTCCTCACCAAGCTGGACGTGCTGTCCAGCCTGGACACCGTCCCGATCTGCGTCGCCTATGAGATCGACGGCAAGCGCGTCGAGCAGATGCCCACCACCCAGACCGAATTCCACCACGCCAAGCCGGTGTACGAGGAAATGCCCGGCTGGTGGGAGGACATCTCCGGCTGCCGCAGCTTCGAGGAGCTGCCGGCCAACGCGCAGGCGTACGTGAAGCGGCTGGAAGAGCTGTCGGGCGCGCGGGTTTCGTGCATCGGCGTCGGCCCGGGCCGCGACCAGACGATCGTCCGCCACGACGTTGCCGCCTCCCCGCGACTTTAG
- a CDS encoding site-2 protease family protein, producing the protein MNYPRAVGRKSGAVRPSPVFLLVVVVTVLGGALAWDAEISSRQAQFGVFILVVAGWIVSICLHEFAHAYVAWRAGDREVEVRGYLTLNPLKYSHPLLSIALPIVFIAIGGFALPGGAVYVHSHDFSPRTQRILSGAGPAVNAVCAIVLLVIVRFYGSVYSHGAFWFGLSYLAFLQITATVLNLIPIPGTDGYGILEPSLSYQTRRALDQIKPFGILILFALLFTPELNRLFFDGISSLFELSGVPGNWWRYGSGLTRFWT; encoded by the coding sequence GTGAATTACCCGCGCGCGGTGGGACGGAAATCCGGAGCGGTCCGGCCGAGTCCGGTGTTCCTGCTCGTGGTGGTGGTGACGGTGCTGGGCGGCGCGCTGGCCTGGGATGCCGAAATCAGTTCGCGGCAAGCCCAATTCGGGGTCTTCATCCTGGTGGTGGCGGGGTGGATCGTATCGATCTGCCTGCACGAGTTCGCGCACGCGTATGTGGCGTGGCGGGCCGGGGACCGCGAGGTGGAGGTGCGCGGGTACCTGACGCTCAATCCGCTCAAGTACAGCCATCCGCTGTTGTCGATCGCGCTGCCGATCGTGTTCATCGCCATCGGCGGGTTCGCGCTGCCGGGCGGTGCGGTGTACGTGCACTCGCACGATTTCAGTCCGCGCACGCAGCGGATTCTCAGTGGCGCGGGGCCGGCGGTGAACGCGGTGTGCGCGATCGTGCTGCTGGTGATCGTGCGGTTCTACGGCAGCGTGTATTCGCACGGGGCGTTCTGGTTCGGGCTCAGTTACCTGGCGTTTTTGCAGATCACGGCGACCGTGCTGAACCTGATCCCGATTCCGGGGACCGACGGCTACGGCATCCTGGAGCCGTCGCTGAGCTATCAGACGCGTCGCGCGCTCGATCAGATCAAGCCGTTCGGCATTCTGATCCTGTTCGCGCTGCTGTTCACGCCCGAGCTCAATCGCCTGTTCTTCGACGGGATCAGCAGCCTGTTCGAGCTGTCGGGAGTACCGGGCAACTGGTGGCGGTACGGCAGCGGGCTGACGCGATTCTGGACCTGA
- a CDS encoding FUSC family protein: MRRAAGRVRSSILPIVQCAIGAGLAWLIAHNVIGHQHPFFAPMAAMISIGVSFGARLRRSVELIVGVAVGIGIGDLFVTRVGTGGWQIVLLVVIAMSTAVFLDGGPVITMQAASSAVLVATLYPPGQGGASLRMIDALVGGLVGIVVVAALPLHPVRRAREQAAGILDVMGKALVECADGLLEQDSEKIKNALESARGTQSAIDSLRNTLEGSREIIRISPLYWNSRARLQRLREAADPLDNAIRNTRVLLRRALTSVRDDEVLNPGLIVEVEKLGQAVDVVRRMMLADPDEKPDPAEATRVLRTVGKGATKNLVEGAGLSAHVVFAQLRSIVVDLMQVCGMRRLSAMALLPPTVPHPYVTPID; this comes from the coding sequence ATGCGCCGGGCCGCCGGCCGGGTCCGCTCCTCGATCCTGCCGATCGTGCAGTGCGCGATCGGCGCGGGCCTGGCCTGGCTCATCGCCCACAATGTGATCGGGCATCAGCACCCGTTCTTCGCGCCCATGGCCGCCATGATCTCCATCGGCGTGTCGTTCGGTGCGCGGCTGCGCCGCTCGGTCGAGCTGATCGTCGGCGTCGCGGTCGGCATCGGCATCGGCGACCTGTTCGTCACCCGGGTCGGCACCGGCGGCTGGCAGATCGTGCTGCTGGTGGTGATCGCCATGTCCACGGCCGTCTTCCTCGACGGCGGACCGGTGATCACCATGCAGGCGGCCAGTTCCGCGGTCCTGGTCGCGACCCTCTACCCGCCCGGCCAGGGCGGCGCGTCCCTGCGCATGATCGACGCGCTGGTCGGCGGCCTGGTCGGCATCGTGGTGGTGGCCGCGCTGCCCCTGCATCCGGTGCGCCGCGCGCGGGAGCAGGCCGCCGGGATTCTGGACGTGATGGGCAAGGCCCTCGTCGAATGCGCGGACGGCCTGCTCGAACAGGATTCCGAGAAGATCAAGAATGCTCTGGAGTCCGCCCGCGGCACCCAGAGCGCCATCGACTCCCTGCGCAATACCCTCGAGGGCAGCCGCGAGATCATTCGAATCTCCCCGCTGTACTGGAACTCTCGCGCCCGCCTGCAACGCCTGCGCGAGGCCGCCGACCCCCTCGACAACGCCATTCGCAATACCCGCGTGCTGCTGCGCCGCGCCCTCACCTCGGTGCGCGACGACGAGGTGCTCAATCCGGGCCTCATCGTGGAGGTCGAAAAGCTGGGCCAGGCCGTGGATGTGGTGCGCCGCATGATGCTCGCCGACCCGGACGAGAAACCCGATCCGGCCGAGGCCACCCGCGTGCTGCGCACGGTGGGCAAGGGCGCGACCAAGAACCTGGTCGAGGGCGCGGGCCTGTCGGCGCACGTGGTCTTCGCCCAATTGCGTTCCATCGTGGTCGATCTCATGCAGGTGTGCGGTATGCGCCGGCTGTCGGCCATGGCCCTGCTGCCCCCGACGGTCCCGCACCCGTACGTGACCCCGATCGACTGA
- a CDS encoding DUF3151 domain-containing protein: protein MTSFGDLLGPQPVLLPENIEAEDALLQNQDPVQVAAAHPTASIAWAHLAEAALQRGEQAEGEVNHDIIAAYAFARTGYHRGLDLLRRNGWKGFGPVPWNHEPNQGFLRSVGALAKAARAIGETDEYARCLDLLEDCDPRAAAELGLD, encoded by the coding sequence ATGACCTCCTTCGGTGATCTGCTCGGACCGCAGCCGGTCCTCCTTCCGGAAAACATCGAGGCGGAGGACGCGCTGCTGCAGAACCAGGACCCGGTGCAGGTCGCCGCGGCGCATCCGACCGCCTCCATCGCCTGGGCCCACCTGGCCGAAGCCGCACTGCAGCGCGGCGAGCAGGCCGAGGGCGAGGTCAATCACGACATCATCGCCGCCTACGCCTTCGCCCGCACCGGCTACCACCGCGGCCTGGACCTGTTGCGCCGCAATGGTTGGAAGGGCTTCGGCCCGGTGCCGTGGAACCACGAACCCAATCAGGGTTTCCTGCGCAGCGTCGGCGCGCTGGCCAAGGCCGCCCGCGCCATCGGTGAGACCGACGAGTACGCGCGCTGCCTCGACCTGCTCGAGGACTGCGATCCGCGGGCCGCCGCCGAGCTCGGCCTGGACTGA